The Thermoanaerobaculia bacterium genomic sequence TGTGGAAGGCGAACAGCGAATCGACGAAGCGCCGGCCCGGGGGCGACGCGAGAGCGTCGAAGTCCGCGCCGACGCGACCGTCGACCGCGCTGACATAGACGCGCGTCTTGCCGTAGGCGCGCCGCAGTTCCCCGGACTGCCGCAGGCGGATCGCCCACCAGGCGTCGTCGGCGGTGGGAAATCCGATGCCGGAGAGCGCCGCTCCCGGATACCGGTCGAGAGCCCTGCGCGCGGCCTGCGCCATGCCGACCGGCGGCGCCTCGCCGGCCGGCATCGTCAACATCGGCGGATCGACCGGTGCGGGCTGGACCAGCCGCTCCGTGAACGGCTCGAAAGCGAGGAGCACTCCGGCGCTGACCAGGCAGGCGGCGGGGAGCGCCAGCCAGAGTCCGAGTGTGCGATGCCACGAATAGAGGCGCGCCGGCCCGGGGCTCGTGCGCGCGGGGAGCAGAGCGCGACGCCAGGACCCGGAGCGTGGCCACGCCACGAAAAGCCCGAGGAAGAGGTTGGACAGCAGCAGCAGTCCGCTGGCGCCGACGATTCGCTTCCCCGTGTCGCCGGCGAGGAGCTTCTGGTGGACGAGAATCAGGCTCTCGACG encodes the following:
- a CDS encoding PepSY domain-containing protein codes for the protein MSLRTLRSLRSSAVLAHRWLSLAAAAFWLVQAATGVFAVFHWEIDDATVAGESKPLDLAALERRAADLVAAVPGRRIDSIWTSAGAADRFDIHLVGAPPERDRVVRVDGAGTVLRRREDGERLADGGLVESLILVHQKLLAGDTGKRIVGASGLLLLSNLFLGLFVAWPRSGSWRRALLPARTSPGPARLYSWHRTLGLWLALPAACLVSAGVLLAFEPFTERLVQPAPVDPPMLTMPAGEAPPVGMAQAARRALDRYPGAALSGIGFPTADDAWWAIRLRQSGELRRAYGKTRVYVSAVDGRVGADFDALASPPGRRFVDSLFAFHTGEMGGRAGRIGALTIGLWLLSMCALGIRLWWTRRRPRWDSAPAAGRSGT